A region of the Roseiflexus sp. RS-1 genome:
TCTGCCGGAATGAGACGCAGCGGCTCCTCGTGCATCGGGCACTTTTCCCACTCCGACTCCGGCACCTGGCGCCAGTCCCAGTTCTCGGAGTCGATCGTCCCCATGTACCAGTCGAACGTATAGAGCGCGCCGGCTTCCGTCTTCGAGTAGTGCTCAAGCCCGCGCTTCAGACGCCGGACAATGGTGGACTTTGACGAACCAACCGGACCGTGGAGCAGCAAGACGCGCTTCTCGGTGCCATACCCCTGCGCCGCTGCTTTGAAAAAGTTGACCAGGCGCATCAGCGGGATTTCGAGACCGAAGATCGCATCATCAATATCGAACGACGGATCGCTGAAGAAGTGATACCGGATCAACTTCTTCTTGGCATCGATAAACTCTTCGTACCCATACGACATGATCATGTCGTAGATACGCTGGAATGCATTGCGCGTCACCTTCGGGTTCCGGGCAACGATATCCAGATAATCGCCGAAGGTGCCGGTCCAGTTCAGTTCACGGAACTTTTTGAGATCCTGGAGCTCGACCACCCGCTGCAGCAACGAAACGCCGCTCTGGATTGTCATGAATGATCCTCCTGGTTTGATGCCGCTCTTCGCGTCGCCCGCGAATGCCTGCGGCACAATGGACCGAATGCAATAGTGTGTGCTATTGCCGCCGGTCGGGTATCTGTGGTCCTGATAACGTGCATTGACTTCCAAACTGTAGATATGGTGCGCTGCCCCGACGAAGAGATGCGGCTAACCGCAGATATTTGCACCCGCTGGCTGCTGCACCTGTACAGCTAGACATCTCAGGGGGCGGGTAGGAGGCCTGGTTTTCCAGGTGTTGATCATTATAGCAATCCGTCTATCGAGCGTCAAGGGATGAGAACAGGAAAATTGGCGGATCGCAAAACAAATTTTCGCCAGCCTGCTACGCTGCCTGATGCGAAGCGGGGAACACTCGCACAATATCGCCGATCCCGGCGCCCAGCGTTTGCGCCGCGCTGCCGTTGCGCACCGCGATCTCCAGATGATCGCTGCTGCCGATCAGTGCGACCAGCGCGCCAATCGCGACATCGGCGTAGGTCCGGTACAACCCCTCGATGCGCTGCCCGATCAACTGGGCGGTCATGCGCTCGCCAATGCCCGCCTCCTGCAAATGCTTGAGTGTGATGTTGGTAATACAGTTGCCAAAATGGTCGATATGAATGATGCGACCCACCAGCTCGCCATGCCGTCCGCGCGACGGTTGTTCGAGTGCAGCTTCGACAATCTCCGCACGCCGCTCACCAAACTGTGCTGGCGGAACCCCAAGCGCCAGATGCGCCGCCACCGGTGCAAAGACATCACGCCCGTGGAAGGTGCTGCTGACGTAGGGCAACCAGTAGCGCGGCTCGGTCAGATCGTAGACGGCGCAGTGCTCCGTGCCCCACTGCGAGATCGCTTCGCGCCATACATACGTCAGGACGCCGTTGTCCGGCGCCACGTACACGGCATTCGGCGTCGTGAGAATGATGCGTCGTCGTTTGCTTCCCACCCCCGGATCGACCACCACCACGTGAATCGTTCCCGGCGGAAAAAACGCCCCGAACGTCTGAACGATATACGCCGCCTGATGGATGTCCTGCGGTGCGATCTGATGCGTGATGTCCACAATCGTTACGTTGCGCGCAATTCCCAGAATAACTCCCTTCATAATGCCGACATAACTATCGGACAGCCCGAAGTCGGTTGTTAATGTAATGATCCCCGATGGCTGCATATCCCACCTCATCAACGGCGTTCGATCTCCGCCTGTAATCGACTGATCTCCGCTTCCGTGTCAGAAAGATCGCGTTGAGTCGTCAACAGGAGCTCGTGCTGTGCATACACGAAACGGGTGTAGGGTTCAATGGCATCGCGGATGCGTGTGATCATACGATCGCATTCGGTGTTGAACTGGCGTTCCATTGTTTCGGCGAGCGTCTCGTGCAGGTCGGCGACGCGCTGATGGAACTGCCGCTTGATCTGGCGACGTTTGTTAGGAATCAGGTACAACCCGCCAACTGCCAGCAACCCGGCAACCAGCACACCCGTGACATCGAGCATCGCGCCGTGCAACAGCAGCACGAGCAGCGTTCCAATCCCCACCGCGCCTGCCCCAACCAGCGTCGAGCCAGCGATTGCCGCCTGCACTTCCGCCGTCAACGCCTGCGCCTCAGCCTCGCGGTCGTAGGTGGCAATGACCTTTTCCGCCTCACGAGCGACCGATTCGATCAGCGCGGCTCGATTGTACTCGAATGTTGCGCCAATCTCGCCGATCAATCCGCTGCGTTGTTGCACCGCCCGTTCCCGCCGCAGATAATCCATCACTCCCTGCCACATGCGCAGATTCTTTTCCACCATCCAGTCGATCAGCGCCTGTAAACGCGCTTCGATCTGCTGCGGCACGTCGGCGACGATGTCGCGCGCAAACGCCTCGCTGATCTCTTGCTGATGGCGCACCAGGTTGAACAGGTTGCTGACGCGGATGGTCTCGTCGAAGAATCGTATGCCGCGCAACTCGAACTCGTTGAGAATGTTGGCGACTTCAGCCCGGTGACGCTCGAAATCTTCGGTCAGATCGCGCCGGAACAGGTCGAGTTGTCGCTCGATGTTGTCGATGGCAGCCACATCCTCACGCAACGCGGATAGACGATCCTCGACGGCGAGCAGGTATCGCTCTGCCAGCCGACGCGCCACACCCAGCGGCGAGAGAAGTTTCAACCGCACCCGCTCCTCTTCATCAAGGGTGGTGACAATGTACTGCTCGACAGCCGGAAACCGACTGGCTTCCCACAGCGCCTGATCATCAGTGTCGCGCGCCTGACGCGCCAGACGCGCCGAGACCGGAAATATCCGGGGGCGCATGCCGAACAAATCCTCAGCGTGCCTGCCAACAAATGCGACGACCTCCGCCAGACCGGCATCGTCGAGCAGGTCAGCTTTGTTGATAATCAGCACCACCTTCTTCCCCCAATCGCGGATGAGTTCCAGAAAGGCGCGTTCGCTGGCGGAAAACGGTTGACCGGCAGACGTTACGAACAGCACCAGGTCGGCGCGCGGGATGAAATTGTGCGTCAGTTCTTCGTGGCGTCGGATGATGGCATTCGTACCGGGCGTATCGACAATTGCCATACGGCGCAGCACCTCAGCCGGGAAGCGATGCTCCACCAGAAACGCACTGCTCACCGTTTCACCTGGCGTATCGCCGTAACGCAGGATGGTGATCCGGTCGGTGGTGGGCGTGACACCCTCCGCCACCACTGGCGCGCCAAGCAGCGCATTGATGAAACTCGACTTGCCGGAGTTGTATTCGCCCGCCACCACCAGCAAAAAGAGTTCATCCAGATGGGTGATCGTATCGTCCAGAATACGCATATCGCCCGGCGCCACATCGACCCCAAAGCGGTGCAGTGCAGTGCGTAACGCTGCTAGCGCCGCACGGATCTCTTCGAGCAACGCTTCCTGGCGCTCGGTCAGCAAGGTGCGGCGGGTAAGGAATGGCGTCATACCGGTGCTCACTTATGCATCGGGCGCCGGCTGCTCATCAAGGTACCGCTTGAGCAGCACGACCAGGCGGCTCAGATCGTCGATCCGGGCACGCATGTGCCCGATAATCACGGCGCGCTCACGCTCATCGAGAGAATCGGCTGCCAGCCGACTCACCTGATCGCCGAGGGCGCTGACCGGTGTGTACAGTTCGTGCAGCAGGAGCGCCAGCGTCTGCGTTGTGGTCAAATCAGCCCAGGGATGCGTATCAGACGCCTGATGATGCTCAGTCATCGGTTTTCTCCCCACGAGACGACGCGCGGTTGTCGGCAGGCATCTGGCAGAACTGATCGAACCATTCCAGGATGCGACGCATGTGATCGGCACGATGGTCTGGCTCGCCGGTGCGCGTGAGTTCGTGCCCCTCGCGCGGGTAGCGCACAAACTCAACGACCTGCTTCCGCCGACGCAGAAATGCGAACAACTGCTCCGCCTCACTGATCGGCACGCGATAGTCGCGTTCGGCATGCAGGATGAGCAGCGGCGTCGTGATGCGATGGGCGTATGCCAGCGGCGAATGCCGCCAGAGCAACGCATGGTTCTCCCACGGGAAGCCTTCAAATGTCAGTTCGACCAGTTCGTGCGCATCACTGGTGCTGTGCTGCGTCAGCAGGTTGTACACCCCGCGCGCCGCCGCAGCGCAGGCGAAGCGATCACTGTGCGCAATCAACCAGACCGTCATGTACCCGCCATACGAACCGCCGGTGACGGCAATGCGACGCGGGTCGATATAGCCGCGCGCAAGCAGTGCATCAATGCCGGCATGGATGTCGGGGGCATCGGCAAACCCCCAGTTCGACTGCGTGGCAAGACGCCAGGCGTTGCCGTACCCATCCGAGCCACGCGGATTGCAGAAGAATACGACATACCCACGGGCAGCGGCAACCTGCCATTCATGCCACATGCTGCGCACCCCCGGTCCCCACATCAGATGCGGACCGCCATGGATGTAAACGGCAAGCGGATACCCGCCCGGACGCGCGGGATCAAAGTCGGACGGATGGATCACCCATCCCTGAACCTTCTGACCATCGGGCGCGGCGTAGATCAGTTCTTCATACGGCGCAACGATCCGTTCCTCCAGCAATGGTGCGTTGAACGCCGTCAACCGCCGTTCAACCCCAACCGGATCATGGACATACAACTCACACGGATTGGCGGCATCACCGGCCACGAAAGCGACCGTTCCATCTGTACCGACATCACATTCGGCGATCAGACGGTCGCCAGGCATCTGATCAAGGCGCTGACATCCACTGCCATCCAGCGCAACCCGCCACAAAGGTTGCGCACCGCGGTACGCAGCAAGGCACAGCAACCCATCACCGTCCGGCAACCAGTCGAAAGCTTCGATGCTCAGGTCGGTCGCAGCGGTCAGATCGCGCAGCGCGCCGCCGGATGCATCCATTACCGCCAGTAATGTTCCAGCCGAGAACGGCTGTCCCTCCGGCGCGCGCAGACACGCAATCAATCGTCCATCCGGCGAGGGACGCGGGTTCCAGTACGTGAAGCCAGGAGCGGTCAGGCGCTGTGGTTCAGCGCGCCCTTCGGGCATCACCGGCACACGGAGCACATCAAAGAAGAAGAATTGCGAGTCTCCTTCCGGATTGCGCGTCGCCGTCGTGAGGAGCGCCTGCCCATCGGGCATCCACACCGGCGCGCCGAAATCGAGGTCAGCATCGGTGATGCGGCGTGGCTGCGGCGCCGGATCATCATCGTCCTCCGGCACGTCGATCAGATAGATCTGCGCATACCGGTCGTCGAAAAAATCGACTCCGGCACGGTAGGGCAGGCGACGCACCACGCGCGGGTCGAAGCGGCGCTCCTCTTCGTACTTACGGCGCTCGGCGATCTGCTTGCGGGTAAACTCATCGGGCGGCGTCGGCTCCGACTCGCCTGCATCTTCACGCGCACGTTCAGCGGCATTCAATCGGGAAAGAAAGGCGATCCAGCGCCCATCGGGACTCCACGCCGGATGGCTGACCCCTTGCGGCAGCGAAGTCAGGCAGCGCGACTCGCCTCCATCGCGGCGAATGACATACAGTTGTGGCGTCTGATCTCCACGTCCTCTAACGAACGCCAGCCAGCGGCCATCAGGACTCCAGCGCGGCGACGTGTCATTCACCCCGGACGTAAACCGGCGCGGAGGACCTCCATCGGTGGGCGCAATCCAGATCGCACGACGGTTGGCGTTTGCCGGACGATCGATGGTGACGCGCACAAACGCAACCACACGGCCATCCGGACACACCTGCGGGTCTTCCAGCCAACCCAGGCGATAAAGATCTTCGACAGTAAACGGAGAGGCAGTGTTTAGCACGGATGCTCCCTGTAGCAGGTCAATCGTTCAATTCCCATTTCGGGCGCCGACGTGAACCGCGATGTCGCCGCACCCAAAGCGCAGGTATGCACCCGATAGACATTAGCGATCCTGCCACGCAGGGACATCGAACGGCGTGGAGGAGCGGCGCAATGAGCGAAATGTCTGGCGGTCAACCGCGCTTTCGCCCAGGAAGTAGAGAACGCCTGCCGGAACGTCGTAGCGATAGCGCTGACGCATCCAGCGCCCCTCTGCTCCCTGACGCAGCACATCGATCAGCCAGGCAGCGGCGTGTTCATCATACCGTTCGTTAATAATCCAGACAAATTCATCGCGGCGAAAGGTGCGCGCCATGCGCTGCCGTGCATCGTTCAAACTTTCCTCCGGTGTCGGCGGCTCGATGCTCGACGGCAGGCCATTGCGCGATGCGAGCAAAGCAGACATACATGTTCTCCCACACCATCATCGTGTTGGCGGAACCATTATACCACTCTGCTGCGTCGATTGACGCGCATGGCGCGCTCGTGCTACAATAGGGGTGCGCCGGCGTAGCTCAGCTGGCAGAGCAACTGTCTTGTAAACAGTAGGTCGCGGGTTCGAATCCCGCCGCCGGCTCCACGTAAGCGGAACCCCTGAGGAATCTCAGGGGTTTTGTATTTCGCAATTGCGCGTCTGCCCCGATACTGCCGGAGGCGACTACTATGCCGCACTCAACCATGACAATGCCTGATACGACCCCGATGCAAAAACGTACCACCGTGTCACCGTGTCACACGAGGCGCCCACTTCCGGCGGAGCATTCAACCCTATCCAACAGAACCCATCTTCTTGAGAACTGTGCTCCACCTCTCCGCGCCTCCTGTCCAGATTGGTGAAAAAGGCGCCTGCCTTGCATCTTCTTGAGAACTGCGCTCCACCTCTCCGCGCCTCCGCTCCTCCGCGTGAGCATATCCGATGCACGCGGCGCCGCAGATCACGCAGAGGGATGCTGGCATGACGTGGAAGGCGCGGTCAGCGCCAGAAGCGTGCGATCAGGTTGACGATCACCGTCAGCAGCAGGCTGAGGATCAGCATCGTTCCGATCGGGATAAAGATCCGCACGTTTTCGCGCTCGATCAGAATATCACCCGGCAGGCGTCCCAACCACGTCACCCGACCCGCCACAAGAAACACCACGCCGACCACGATCAGCAGCACACCCATCCCTATCAGGAGGCGTCCGATATCACCCATCACGCACCTCCCCCATTGCGTTGCACAGGTTACAGACCAACATTCATGATACGGGTTATGCGTCGGGGTGCAACATGCTCATGAAGATTGAGCACTTATAGCAGTTCCCATAGAGGTTGAACCAATTTGGACAAGGTTGAACGCTCCCAGAATCGCGCGCCTCACACGGCGACCGAAATGATGGAGATTGAAAATTAAATCCGCTCTACCGCGCTAGCCGTGGGGCTGAAGCCCTCGGCTAACCAGGGCAAAGCCCGCCTGCGCGGGCTATACCGGATTATTTCTTCAAAGACCATAATTTCGGTCTACGAGAGAAGCAATCCGACATCGTCCGTCGTCGGACGTGACTCCGCTTGTGCGGGCTGATGGAGATTGAGAATTTAATCCGCTATACCGAACCAGCCGTGGGGCTGAAGCCCTCGGCTATGGAATGCGAAGCCCGCCTGCGCGGGCTGTAGCGGAATAATTACTCAAAGACCATAAGCCCTCCCTGAGCGCATGGAAGCCCCTGCGGGGCTGGCGTTTCAGTCATCCTTGCCATACGCTGGCAGGACCTGGGTTGATCTAGCCCATAGGGCTTGCCCGACCTTAGCCAGGGCTTATGAAGATTGAGAAATAAATCCGGTATGCGCCTCTTGCCGTGGGGCTGAAGCCCTCGGCTATGGAATGCGAAGCCCGCCTGCGCGGGCTGTAGCGGAATAATTACTCAAAGACCATCAGCCCGCCGGAGGCGAAGACGGAACGTTCCAGAAATCCAGTCAAGGGTTCAACGTATCTGAGAACTGCTATAATCCGGTATTCGCCCTTGCCGTCGGGCTAAAGCTCTCGGCTATCCAGGGCAAAGCCCGCCTGTGCGGGCGAGAGCAGGTTATCGCTCAACAACCATTAGCAGGGATGCTCCTGGTAGGGAGGCGTGCGGCGTTTGTCGTGTACCTTGACTATCGTTGGTGTCTGCCATGTCGCACGAGGTGCATGCTTCCGGTGGGTCACACTGTTCACACCTGAGATAACACACGCACCTGGGAACGAGGGCATCCTGCCATCGTTGCGTCTACGAGGGCATCTTGCCCTCGTAGAGGAGAAATGTGACCACTTACTTCCGGTGGGATGTTCAATCGTGTCCGGTCTGTCCAGCTGTTACCCCTACAGCGTCACGACACGCGCCGACTCAGGGCATAGGCAATCCCTTGCTGAAGGGTTGGTTTTGCCACCATTTCGCGCATTTCAGCACCGATGTGGACGAGGGTCTGCGCGATCTCCGGGCTGATACCCGTCAGCACGACCTGTGCACCAAGCATGCGCGCCGCCTGCGCCGCACGGATCAACGCGCCGGCAACCTGAGTATCCACCACCTTCACACCGGTAATGTCGAGGATGGCAATATCGGCGCCGTGCTCAGCAATCCCCTGGAGAAGCGCCTCCATAATCTGCTGCGCGCGCATGGTATCGATCGTGCCGATGATCGGCATGGCAACCACCCCGTCGGCGATCGGCATGAGCGGCGTGCTCAATTCGCGCAATGCCGCCTGCTGCGCCTGAATGATCTGCTCCTGCATCGCCTGACGCTCGCGCTCAGCGCGCCGCTGCTTTGTCATATCGCGCGACAACACGAGAACATCGTTGTTGCTCAGCACCATGCGCGCTTCAAAATCACGGATCTGATCGTTGATCAAAACCTGATATTCATAGGTCTGCATCTCGTGGGTGCGTTTGAGCGCCTCCATATTCGTGATGACCTGTTCCGCCAGATGCGGCGGCAGGACTTCAGAAACATTCCGGTTAAGGAATGCTTCAGGCGGGAGAATGAGATCGCCGCTGCTGTCTGCTTTGTAGTCCAGGAAGACGCCATCGGGAGTGAGCAGGAACATCAGATCGGGAATGGCGTTGAGCAACGCGCGGTTGCGCTGCTCGCTGGCGCGCAGGCTCTCCTCTGCCTGTAACTGTTCGGTGATGTCACGGTTGATCGACGCGAAGCCGATCAGGTTGCCATGCCCATCGTGCAATGCCAGCGCCGACGCCTGCACGGTGACGATCGAACCATCGCTGCGCAGATAGCGGATCATCTCGCGTGGCGCGCCACCCTGGATCACCTGTTGGGCAATGGTGCTCAATAGATCCAGATCATCAGGATGCGTGATTTCCGGCACCTTCATCCCGATCAGACTAGAGTATCCAAGCATGGTAGCAAAAGCAGGGTTGGCATACGTCAACACCAGATCGGTATTTGCGATGCCGATCCCGTCAGGGGCATTTTCCACCAGCAACTTGAAGGTGCGCAGTTCTTCTTCCTGCCGCTTCAGTGCGGTAATATCCTCGTACATGCCCAGAACGCCGATAACCTCGCCATCGCGGCGCAGCGGTACTTTGTTGGTGCGCAGCCAGATTGTCGAACCATCACTACGCGTCAATTGTTCTTCGATATTGAATCTGGGTCCGTGGGTGATCACGGCGCGATCATCTTCCTGATACCCGGCTGCCTGTGCTTTCCACGGCATCTCAAAGTCGGTCTTGCCGATTACTTCGTCAACCGAGGACAGTCCGGCATCGACGAGAAAACGGTGGTTACACCCCAGGAAACGCAACTCGTGATCCTTCCAGAACACAGCCTGCGGCAGGTTGTCGATCACCAGTTGCAACATGGTGCGACTCTCGCGTAGTTCACTGCGCAACTGATGAAGTGTGCCAATATCGTATGCGATCGATGTTGCGCGCTGAACCTGTCCCTGCTCATCGTAATGCAGGGTGATCGACCAGAGCATATGAAAAACCTGGCCGTTGCGATGCACCACACGGTTCTCGATGGTCACTGCACGTTCGTGTCGTTGCACCCAATCGATGAATGCCTTCTGCGTGTATTCGAGATCGTCTGGGTGCACGAATTCGAGTGATGACCTGCCAATGCACTCCTCCGGCGCGTATCCGAAGACCCGTTGCGCCACAGGATTCACATACGTGAAGAGACCATTTGCGTCCACTTCGGTGATGAGCAGATCGGTATCCTCAACGATAGCGCGGAAGCGCGCCAGATTGCGATCCAGTTGCGCCACCTGTTCGCGCAGACGCTCATGCTCCGCCAGCAGCGCCGTCAGATCGGAGGTTGTGTCGGTGCTCATAACTTGCTCCTGTGTGGCTATGACTATGTTGACGCATGTGCGATGATCATTGCGAGGCAGCGCGGCTGAACACACAACCTGCCAGGGCAAAGGGCGACGTGGCGCTCCGGGGACCTGCCTGCACCCGGGGCAGGCGGGAACAGATACGAGTATAGCAGAGGAGGGTTGCTCAGGCAACCTGGGTCTACGTATGATATGCGTCTTCTACATACGCGGGCGACGATTGCGCGCAGCAAGCCACCAGAGCACACTGCCGCCAACAACCAGCACGCCAAGACCGCCAGCCGCCCCCAGCGCCAGATAGAACACCACTGACATCGATTCCTGTGACACCAGCGTCGAAGCAGATGGCTCAGGTTGTCGGTTGAGGCGCTCATCGAGCAGGTAGCGCCAGGTTCCGAAACTCTGCGCTCCGGTCAGCACATCGCCGCGCTCTGGACCGCCGGGCCAGCGCAGAATGTAGGCGGGCGTACCCCGCAATCCGCGATTGCGCGCCTCTTCCACATCAGCAGCAATCGCGCGATCAGTTGCAGGGTTGCGTACACATTGCTGAAGAGCATTGCCATCCAGACCGAGTTCATCGCCATACCGCTGAAAGACGCGCTCCGATGACGATGGATTGCCGCCCCATTCACCATCGATGTACCCCTGAAATAAACGTTGATGCATCGACCAGAACTGCCCCTGTTGCGCAGCGCAGTGCGCATACGCGGCGGCGACACGCCCTGCTGGATGCTGTGGCAGCGGGTTATCGCGGTAGAGATAGTAGACTTTGCCGGTCTCGATGTATTCTGCAATCAGTTGCGGTTTGGTATCGCGGACGAAGGAGGCGCATGCCGGGCATTCATAGTCGCTGTACTCGATGATGACCAGCGGCGCCCTGGGATCGCCGAGTCCACGCGGATCGACGTCGCTCTGCGCCTGCGCCACACCCTGCGCCAGCGGGATGACGGCGAGCAGGCACATGAGGAATGCAACAACAGCATGCCAGCGTTGTCTCTTCATGCCCCACCTTATCCTGGCGACCGGAGAATAGACGTCATGTGCAGCGTGTGGCATGCACACGTTCGGTACTATTGTACCAGAACCGCAAGGATCGCCTTTATGGTTCTGCGGCAGATGCTCTGTCAGCGCTCGCCAGCATGTGGTGCACAATGTCTACCGCCTGAACGACGCCATCGTGCGCCTGTGGCGAGAGTGGCGCGCCGAGGGTGAAATCGATTGCCGGAATGCTGATGAGCCAGGCATCCGGCGACCGACCGTAGACTGCTCTGGCGAGTGCGAGCAATGCCCCGGGTGTGGCAACGTGACCGGCATACTGACCATCAGTTCGAGGCAGGACGTGGGTCACGCGCACCACCTGACACCCGCTCACATCGGCATCGAGAAAGACCGCCTCATGTGCCTGCGCCAGGATCGGCGCGAGTTCCGGCGTCAACTGGTGCACCGAAAGCACAGTGACATCCGGCAGATGAAGCGCGGCTATCGTGTCCGCCGCGACCCGCCCGGCTGCATCATCACCGCGCAGGTCGTTGCCGTAGCCAATGATGAGGTAGTGCATGCTTCAACCTTCAACCTTCCAACCTGCAACCTTCCAACCTGCAACCTGCAACCTTGCTCACCCCCGCCGCACCTCATCGAGCACCGTACCATCAGCGGCGACCAGTGTGAGCGTCAGCGGCATCGTTCCAGCGGCATGCGTCGAACAACTGAGACACGGATCGTAGGCGCGGATGCCTGCCTCCACCCGGTTCAACGCCCCTTCGCCGATCCGATCGCCGTGCACAAAGTGCCGCGCGATTTGGGCAATCGTCCGGTTCATCGCCAGATTGTTGTGTCCCGTGGCGATAATCAGATTGACGCGCTGGATCAAGCCGTGCGCATCGACGGTGTAGTGGTGGAAGAGGGTTCCGCGTGGCGCTTCGCTCACGCCGACGCCCTCAAACCGGTTGACTCCCGCTTCGGCGCGGAGGCGGGGCGAATCGAGATCAGGATCGTCGAGGATCAACGAAATGCGCTCCAGCGCCGCCAGAATCTCGATCAGGCGCGCGTAGTGGTAGTAGAACGACGATGTAGCGATACCCCCTGCACGCTGGCGCATCTCCCCCAGTTCGGCGTCTGCCAGCAGGGTGCCGATGCGGGTGCAGATATTGAGACGCGCCAGCGGACCGACGCGGTACATGCCGCCAGGGTAGCCACGTGGTCGGTAGTACGGCATCTTCAGGTATGACCACGGCTCGATCGCTTCGGCGATAATGTCGCGATAGCGCGATGGATCAACCTGATCGGCGATGATGGCGCCACCCGAATCAACCACACGCAAACGCCCATCGTAGTGCTCCCATTCACCGTTTGGTCCTACCAATCCCAGGAAAAGTGACGGGAAATTGCCAAATGTCGCAACTTCGTCGGCGTGGGTGTCGAGCAACGCCTTGAACCGACGTAGTGCATCGAGCACCGTGGCGCGCGCTTCGGGCAAGCGCTCAATGATCCCGGCGCGTTGTGCGGCGGTCGGCGCAGAGCGGACACCGCCCGGCACAGCCCACGCCGGATGGATTTTGCTGCCGCCGAGCAGAGCAATAATGTCCTGCCCCAGCTGGCGAAGCCGTATTCCGGCACGCGCCAGCGTCGGATCGGCAGCCATCAATCCAAAGACATTGCGCGTGGCGGGATCGCTGTCGAAACCGAGCAGCAGATCGGGCGCACTGAGATGAAAGAAACTCAGCGCGTGCGATTGCACGATCTGCCCCAGGTTCATCAGGCGGCGCAGTTTCTCCGCTGCTGGCGGGATCACTACCGAGAGGATCGCGTCACCTGCCTTCGCCGATGCCAGCAGATGGCTGACCGGGCAGATCCCGCAGATGCGCGCCGTAATGCCGGGCATTTCCCAGAATGGTCGTCCCTCGCAAAAGCGCTCAAACCCGCGAAACTCAGTCACATGGAAACGCGCCTCTGCCACGTTTCCGTCGTCGTCCAGATGGATGCTGATTTTCGCGTGTCCTTCGATCCGGGTGACCGGATCGATCAGGATGTGACGGGTCATAGGCGTCCTGAACCTTTTCAGCCGAACTTGATCATCTCGCGTCCGGTCAGATGAATGTCGCCACCGGCAAGTATCTGTTCCAGCAGTGCACGAATG
Encoded here:
- a CDS encoding hydrogenase maturation protease, which encodes MHYLIIGYGNDLRGDDAAGRVAADTIAALHLPDVTVLSVHQLTPELAPILAQAHEAVFLDADVSGCQVVRVTHVLPRTDGQYAGHVATPGALLALARAVYGRSPDAWLISIPAIDFTLGAPLSPQAHDGVVQAVDIVHHMLASADRASAAEP
- a CDS encoding Ni/Fe hydrogenase subunit alpha; protein product: MTRHILIDPVTRIEGHAKISIHLDDDGNVAEARFHVTEFRGFERFCEGRPFWEMPGITARICGICPVSHLLASAKAGDAILSVVIPPAAEKLRRLMNLGQIVQSHALSFFHLSAPDLLLGFDSDPATRNVFGLMAADPTLARAGIRLRQLGQDIIALLGGSKIHPAWAVPGGVRSAPTAAQRAGIIERLPEARATVLDALRRFKALLDTHADEVATFGNFPSLFLGLVGPNGEWEHYDGRLRVVDSGGAIIADQVDPSRYRDIIAEAIEPWSYLKMPYYRPRGYPGGMYRVGPLARLNICTRIGTLLADAELGEMRQRAGGIATSSFYYHYARLIEILAALERISLILDDPDLDSPRLRAEAGVNRFEGVGVSEAPRGTLFHHYTVDAHGLIQRVNLIIATGHNNLAMNRTIAQIARHFVHGDRIGEGALNRVEAGIRAYDPCLSCSTHAAGTMPLTLTLVAADGTVLDEVRRG
- a CDS encoding DsbA family protein, encoding MKRQRWHAVVAFLMCLLAVIPLAQGVAQAQSDVDPRGLGDPRAPLVIIEYSDYECPACASFVRDTKPQLIAEYIETGKVYYLYRDNPLPQHPAGRVAAAYAHCAAQQGQFWSMHQRLFQGYIDGEWGGNPSSSERVFQRYGDELGLDGNALQQCVRNPATDRAIAADVEEARNRGLRGTPAYILRWPGGPERGDVLTGAQSFGTWRYLLDERLNRQPEPSASTLVSQESMSVVFYLALGAAGGLGVLVVGGSVLWWLAARNRRPRM